In the Chaetodon trifascialis isolate fChaTrf1 chromosome 15, fChaTrf1.hap1, whole genome shotgun sequence genome, GACGCACTATTAGTCCTCTTACTGCACACGGTTAATTATGTGTCCATATATATACGGATGTATGGATGAATGCAGTCAATGCACGTGGATGAAAAGTGTACATGAGCAAATCCCAAGTGTCACTTAACTCTAACAGCTGATCCAGTATACACTATTGTGTGTTACTCCAAAAGCATCAGACTTACTGAATTCTGATTTGGCGTCCTGCATGGCGGCGTTTGCTCTGTGCTTATACCTAAACAGAGAAGAAATCAATTTTAACTTCTTCAAAGCTGAAGTTAATCAATAGAAATGCGTGAACGAACAATGACATAAGTTCCTGCAGGGGAAGAACAGGTGGAAGATTCCAAATCAAAGAGACATTCGCTGCACAAAGGATTCCTGAAAATCCCAACACACTGCAGGAAAActgtttttcacagtaaatgatgGCTCCCTATAGGATTCCTTGTTGTGCTGTTGGAATCATGCACGCACTCAAACTCAGCCAATACGCAAGGATCAAATACTTCCATCTTGGAGATATGAAAACAGTTTGCAAACACAATCTGCTTCAACAAGACAGAAACAGGCAAAGAGAAAAGCTACTTTCAGTCTcatcattgtttttgttaaaatgtCCTGCACATATCCTCGAACTTAATTTATAAAAATGTCCATTTCTGTCCAACAGCGTGCTGTTAAATGTCTAAAAGATGCTGAGCGTAAAAACCTTTGCTTAAGCAGGTTCTGAGAGTTGCATTTATAACTTTCGCACCTGTGATCTAAAAATCTCATATCAACTTAAACTTACAGCTGCTGCCTTGTGATTTCCTCTTATATACTGCCAGCATAAATGAGGGTGTGTCAGGAAGAGCCGTGGaccaaaagagaaaagcaaactTTTTATAGGATGAGATCATGGCGATGGTGGAGGAGACTGAAGccagaaaacatgaattattGGGACAAAGGGTTGACCAAgaaagccaaacacacagctcaggTGTGTGTCGCTGCTGCAGTGATCGAGGTGAAAGACAGAACTGTGGCTGATATTAAGAAGGAACGGACTACAATTGATTCAATTCAAAGTTATACACAGGTTACATTATTCGAAGGTTAAGTTGCATAAAATCTTTCCCCAAACTTCCCCCTTGTGTGAAAGGTGTAAGAGATCAGATAGCACACTTGCACACCAGTTTCGGCTTTGCCCTGAGATTCAAGATTTCTGGTGTTCGATTTTCAGATGGTATTCTcatgtacttaaagtaaatCTGGATCCAGACCCTGAAACGGCTTTGCTTGGCATTTCTAACACTTTAGACAAGATGGGTTGGAATGTTAGCACAGTGGTGGCCGATGGTATGGTCATAGCAAAGAGATGTATTTTGAGAGTGTGGAAGTCTGACTCACCACCTAAGTTTGAAGCCTGGTTGAGGGAGCTGGTAGGAGTCCTCCACATTGAAAAACTGAGGTATGAGATATCTGGTAACTTACAGAAATTTCGTGGTGTGTGGAGACCTATCTTGGAATATTTGAAACTGTAGTCAACCCCCCTAAGAAGTATCTGTCTGGGCATAACTGATGTAACTGATGAAAGTGGACATTCAGCTGATGATATGTTAcgcctctctgtgtgtattttgttcTTGCATGTTGCAATCTGTGTAAAAACCTTccttattcattatttttagtttcatattttttttattttttattattatatgtgtatatgtttgtttgttgttaagaaaactgacaataaaaacattttttgaaaaaaGAAGGAACGGACTGACCTTAAACGACAAGGGAGAGACAAAAGAGCGAAAAGGACAacttcaaaacacaaagagtcGCTGAGAAGCTGAGGCCGGGGCCTTCCTTTGTCTGACGCGCTTAACGGAAAAAAATCACTGCGAtatggaaaaatgtaaaacGAAAAACAATAATCAACTCCTAAAGTGATCACAGTGATCAAAGAAAACAACGATCAAAACAACGGTCAACAAAAATACGGctcaacctctctctctctaaccacacaggtgagcaggtgcCTATATTAACCTGTATTAACATGTCACCGCCCACATCCATGTGACCTATCACAATCATCGGAATTATTaaataaacaatcaaaaatAACCAGAATAGCAAATACATAAACCATAACAAAATTATCTATTTACACTCAATCCATTCATGGCTcctacagacaaaaacaaataaataattaaagctgcagtaggtaacttgtataaaagtaattgtcatatttgttaaaaatgtccctctgcccagacagcagtacatgaaacatgtaatctgtgaaaaaaaacagctccattggtcccacctactgctcctactgcgatttgtATGAACCCACCgtgcccgacacaaaacaaccaatcagagccagaggagcgtctgagggagtgtctgacatgtCAGTCattactcacacacgctgcaaaccgCCCCCTCACTCCGCTCAcgctgccggctgccgctcagtcacatagctctgtgagcggcgtcaggaggctggTGAAAGCTATGGCgtagcaacagcaacaacacccCGCAGCGCGTACGGTGTGTTAGCGACTGCaatgtagcggctgggcagagttagcttgtttccgatgctaaggctaacattaCAGGTTGTCTCGGCAGCCGCGCAGATggcgcagggaggaggggcttggaggcagggcatgagtgcagcggagagggagggggagtgaccCGAACTTGTGTcggttcaaattttcaggctaactctgctctcttctccatcttacctactgcagctttaaccgaggattaaaaatgaacaaaaacacacacacagatacagacacaaagGGGTGGGGTTGAATTTGCTTAAGAATTCAGTCTGGAAAGATTAATTGATGCAGTGCGTCCAAAAATAATGACTGTGGCTCTGCTAACCCCTCGCACCTTTAATTGATCATTCCTGTCCCATTGCTCATAAAGCTCATGCAAAGTTCAGCACAGGCTTGGACACACATGCGCCCAAACCGCAACACTGTGCTTAGTAATCATTTCCACGTCAAAGCAAGGTTTAATTAATAACCACTTCTAAGTGTTTTTCTGCTTAAGTCATACTTGAAAGTGATTGTGAGTTTCTTTGATAAATGAGGCCcctttttcatattttccatcTCATGTCAAGCTTTGTCCAGACTCAAGTCGTAAAACCTTGAATAATTGTGAAATTGAGGGCCATGCCTGGAGAGTTTGGGGTCTTTAGCTGCTGTCACTCTCCCAGACAAAGTCTCCGTCCCAGCTGGCCCAAATCTGCCTGATTGCACCCTACTTGTATAAAGTAAAATGATTAGGCTTGACTGTCAAAATTGCAGCGAGCTGGAGAAAAATGGCCGGTGTCATTTTTTGTGAAGGACAAGAGTGGTTTAAAACTCAGAACTGCGGCGTTAAGTCGTCTTGAAAATCCTCGCAAATTCAGCGTGGGTTATTACAAAaagtcatttctttgttggaAGCTTAACGTGTCGAACTGGATGAAAGGTAAATTAacagtttagtttttttgtcGTGTTCATTCTAAGATAtttgtactgtacatgcagcAGAAAGCACCGTCTGCTTTTTATTCCGTGCCCTCTGTATGCTCTCTCAGTGGTGGTTCAGACATTGGTGAAACATAATTATCTGAAGGATATTCACTTACATCACACGTGTCGAGAGCAGCGACTGCCCTTCCTCTTCAGAGAGCATCTCCTCTTCATGATGATGGCTGTTTCCCAACAACAGAAAGCTGAGTGTGCCGAGTATGGAGGCGACCAACAgggacagaaaaatgtttttcctgctgctgtctgagagAGGAAGATTAAAATAAACCGCTTAATTAAAATACACAAGATATATTAACAACATTAAGCTGGAGCATTTTCAGAATAACAAATAACTTCCATAATCCTCTCCATATTTTGCCTTCATCATCATGTTAGTTTTGCTATTATAGCCCTGACAGTATTTACACAAGTTAAACCTCACCTGAAATCTCTGCTTTTCCATTCCAGTCAAAGTAAATGTAAAGATTGCCAAACAACATGCTGTAAATGATAAGACAAAGGGGTgactttcacacaaacacacaatgcattTCACGTGATAATCAATCGTAGTAGTGTAGAAAATTAACTACACTAACATAAGTTGTGAAAAAGGAAACACCAGCGCAGCCAGCGAGGAGGCAGCTGGGGAGGACCGGCGGGGTCCGCCATCTTTTCCCGTGTGAGGTTGTAAAAACTCAAACCAAGAGTCACATTCTGCTCCCCTCAGATGATCCATCGTTTGTCTTAATCAGAGCAGTCAGGTCTGCATACAGCAGGTTTCATGTGGGTTTAAAGCTTTGACCTTTAATCAAGCGCTCCCCTTAGGACGGTGAGTGTGCTAACACCGGCTGCGCGGGCCTGTCTGAAATGTCgtgtttgacagacagaagaagcaAACAGGAAGGGCTGCTTTTTCGGTGGGTTTGGATCAACTCTCCAAACGCAATCTGCATTTCTGCCTCAGAGGATGctcctttcagtgtttttaaaaagctatttattttcctttcatgGTGAACAGTGCAGCGCTATAAAATGCTACGgtctatttctgtctttaattACACATCACCTCAACTAAAAAATGTAGATGAGCAATTAGTTTATCCCAAAGCCTCAGTGAGGGATAACTGGGGTTATTCATAAAAGATAAACTGCATGCCGCGCGTGTCTGCAGGCTGCGAGGAACTGATTCATAAGTTTACTGTAGCGGGGATCGCCACTGCGGCGTCTGATTAGCATTGCCCTATTGTGAGTTTTTGGCACAGGTGACAGCCACAGTAATTATTATACTAAAcccatttgcatgttttaacaaaTACAAATTAGTTGTCCGAGCCAGTGTGCAAGACGAGTGGGCCGAATCTAAGAGATGAAAAGGCCAAAACTCTCCCCTGCAGAACTCCAGAGGCGTCGGTGTTTTTTGATTTTGGCGATTGACAATTTGTAGTTTCAGGTGAGTAAAGTAATATCCTGTCAGGCTAAAAATACAGACAGGACAGAATTTTGGATGACGCGGCGTAATTGTATCTTACATCGACTGGAATCATACACAAGGGAGgaaaaaccatgaaaaacacagtgatgaatTGTGTTAAATAATACAATTCGGGGCTATTTTAAAAGCAACCTTGGTAGAAAGCAAATtagaaaataatatttcattCACTAAAGGccatttttaaataatttcacagaGAATCTCATAGAGTATGATATTAAAATGCAGCGTGGTTTAAATTAAACCTTTTGCAATTCTAAATGAAGTAATGCGTGGAGGTAAAGGTACTGGGGCTGCATCTATTACCGCTGAATTGACTGGAGTTTAACATAATTGTGTCAACAGCTGTGTACCTGCACTGTAAGAGAGCCCAGAACATCCCTGTGTTCCTGTTGATGGTGGAAGCCTCTGAGTTTTCCACCAGGAATTGACCTTGAGCTGTCCAGAGCACTGCAGGAAAGCAAGGGAGGTCATGTGAGGGGGGATTAAGCAGTCAGCTAATTGcctgcaggaagtgaaaaattatctttctgtgtttgtaaGTAATGCATCTAACCACACAGAAGCCCAGGACACGATAAAAATTCACCACACTGCAATGATGTGCATTAAAAACAGCCCAAAGGAGGGCTGCTTTCTCAGTATTTCACTAACATCTCTGCTCAAAGTGCTGCACACTATTTACAGACACTGCTTCTAACCTATTTAAGGTCTAATTTGGGATATACTGTTTATACGCATCAACACATCCCAGTCATGATAATCCCTGTATGCATGATTAAACACTATTTGGATTTGAGCGCAGGAACTGAGCCGAGGCTGCAGAAACCAACAGGAACTGAGGCGAAGTGTTTATGCGCCTCAGCATCTTGGGCTATTGTTTACACACTGTATCCTGCTCAAACGTTgatgtgtgctgtttttgttaatgGGATGTATTTCAGCATGTGCCAAACCTGCCTGTTCTTGATAATAAACCGACAGCAATAAACAGGAAGTTTGAGCTGAAATGATAAGCTGATTAACCAGTTAGTCAACTGATGGGaagttattattatcattaataacCATTTTGATAGCTGAGAAAATAACAGACAGGTGAAATCAGAATGAAAGTAACTGTTTGTACTGTAATCAAGATAAAACTCGACATGTCCTCTTAAATGACAGTAAATGcaacaaatatgaaaaaatgaatAAGAACAATTAATAATGGATCGCTCCTGACATTATAAGCAGGATCTAGGCCTGCATTACAAAGTAAGGGAGAGTAGCTGTCTTAAAGGACGGGAATTTGTCATCACTTCCCTCTGAGGCAGAGAATAATCACTGCCTTATCTATAATCTGCACGCTGgtgcaaacacaggaaaacaatCTGTTGTGACAGTGAAAATCAGGGGAGACGAACTCACTGGCTGCTCCGATGCCGATCAGCACAGAGGTCAGGTAGAAGGCCCATGTCGAAGGCGCGATGAACACAGCGATGTACCCGCTAGACAGAGAGCATGCAGAACAATAACGAGCAACACGTCTCAGCTTCAGCAACATCCTGTTTTTAATCACCATGACAATGTTTACCTGTAAAGTAGGCCACTCAAAAACATAGCAATTTTTGGTCCAATTACTGCAACGGCTGTCGGTGCAAGCAAATTGGAGAAGGAGAAGACCCCGTAGATGATTCCAAGGCTGTAAGGGAAGCAGAGAGGATTATTATTCTGCTTTCACTCAAACatgctctctttttttaatgaacagcCGTGCACCTGCAGGACCCACCTGTGGTACCCGCTGCCAGTGAAGGTGCCATTCTCCAGACTTTTCACCACAGTTTGCTGGAAACAGGATGGGGAAAAACTCTGTGAGGGTTAGACTAGACAAACTTGGTCATTGTTGGGTCCTGGGCTCATTCATCCGGTTTGATTACTTCACTGCCCACTGAAGAAAATTAGAAACACGAGCTTCGCCTGACATACAGCCGTGATTAGCCTGTTTCCAGCTGCGCATCAGACATCTGAGGCTggattttactttttaatattcCATCTTTTAATAACAAAATACAAAGGTTTTATATCTCTATTAGTCATTCGTCTTTATGAATGTTATATAttataaaacaaatgtaatatttgTAAATCCATAAGAAAtagtgtgcttttgtgtgtcgCATACACTTCCAACTGCACACCCAGGTGTGTTGGAAGAGCAGCATGGGATTATTCTGAcgtttttaatgagttttacAAAGTTGAGGGTCAAGAAATCTGTTCCGATCCCTTTTACACAATAAAAAATCTCAGCGCGACGGTTTCTCCTCCAGGCTGTTGGGGAAAATCAGCTGTTAAAGACAACAGAGCAGACTCAAGTGAGTCACGGGGTGAGAATCACTCCGAAATAAAGCTGAACTCACTTCAACGTTGCCACAGGTGGTGAAGGCggtgaaaatgaagagaaatccCAAACCCAAAATCACAACGTTGAAAGTCCGTCTGTCTGCCATGGCGTTGGCTCGCAGTGCATTTCACATTCACTGCCGCTGAAGTACAGAGTATGGATCCATTAACAACTCGCATAGACCCATCTTAACAAAGTGGCGCCAGTAAAGTTGACTTTTCTAACTGTTTAGTAACACTTTAATGCGCCAGCAGCGCAGTGGACAGTTTGGACGCAGACGGCAGCTGTTATGAGGGCACTTCCTCTCCGTCATGCCAAGTACGCATGACAACTTGTGACTTTTATTAAAAGCAATTTTCtactctcttcctttctcttcttcgATCTCTCCGTTACGGttgcccccctcctctcccactgcttctgcctctgcttcttcttcttctgcttgcGCAATTTGCGGTCATTTACACTCATCCAGCTTTGCTGCCTTCCATAGGTAACCAGGAGGAATATTCTCCCATGACGGGGAA is a window encoding:
- the LOC139344116 gene encoding UNC93-like protein MFSD11, which codes for MADRRTFNVVILGLGFLFIFTAFTTCGNVEQTVVKSLENGTFTGSGYHSLGIIYGVFSFSNLLAPTAVAVIGPKIAMFLSGLLYSGYIAVFIAPSTWAFYLTSVLIGIGAAMLWTAQGQFLVENSEASTINRNTGMFWALLQCSMLFGNLYIYFDWNGKAEISDSSRKNIFLSLLVASILGTLSFLLLGNSHHHEEEMLSEEEGQSLLSTRVMYKHRANAAMQDAKSEFKTILQLLKAKTILLLSPCMAYSGLELSFYSGVYGTCIGATAQFGEAAKGLIGISGIVVGIGEIVGGGLFGLLCKNNRFRRTSVVFLGMVVHFVAFYLIFLNIPDDAPVVFNTNTQKKPYLAPSVSIALLCSFLLGLGDSCFNTQLYSILGRVYAEQSTPAFAIFKFIQSVFAAVAFFYSGYVLLMWQLLLMVILGFTGTLCFFVVERMQNFSVDLQEY